Within the Dechloromonas denitrificans genome, the region CGCAACGATTCACCACAACGCTCGCGTCGCGAGCAAGGGCAATAAAACTGTCTGGATGCTTGTCCTGCTCCTGCTCTCAGGCGGTGCGATCGGGCTATTTCTGACCAATCAATCGGGCCAGCACCTCCCTGCGACCAATGACACCGTGGCGACCGCAGTCAGCACAGCCGAATCCTCAGCCTCAGCCGCATCGGCGCCCAGCAATCTGGCACCGCCCCCCGCCGCGCCAGGAACTGCGGAAATCCGCGAAAACCAAGGCGAGCGAAAATTAAACAAGGCCAGCGAGCAGAGCGCCTTGCTGGCAATGCAGATGGAACTGGAAAAAACACGGGGAGAACAGCCAACCGGAAATACGCCCGCACCGGTCAGCAAACAAAAAACGGTCGCTACCGATCAACACCCGAAGACAACGAACAGCTCAGCCAAATCGTCAAGAAACACGGCAAAGCGCTCAACTGCCGATGGCACACGCACTGCCAAAGCCGAAAAGAAGCCTGCCGAGCGGGATATCGATATCATTACGGCCATTGTGAAATAAGGCGACGCACTCGCCGAGCGCGGCGACTGCAGCCTGCAGAGAGACATTCGCTCGAACGCCCTCCCCGCCTCAACGAATGGAGGCGGACTAATAGAAGCGAAAGCACAGTTTGGGGGAAAACGCTTCCCAATTCCGCCCCCAGAAAAGCAAAAAGGCCAATCAGAGATTGGCCTAAATGCTTTTCTTTTGGTGCGCCCGGAGCGATTCGAACGCCCGACCCCTTGGTTCGTAGCCAAGTACTCTATCCAGCTGAGCTACGGGCGCACTGCAAGAGCGCCGCATTATACGGATGCGAGCGTAGAATGCAACAGTTTCCCCGGAAAAAATTTGATGAGCGCCCTCTCCATTCGCATGCCCAAGTATCCCGAGTGCTGGCAAAGCTGCGGCTCATGCGCCAGTGGCAACGTATTTATTCTCGAGACACTGGTCAATGTCGGCGACTTGATCGAACGTGACGACAATATCCTGACTCTGGAAACCGGCAAGGTGGCGCTCGACATTCCGAGCCCCTACGCTGGCCGGGTTCTTGAACTGCATGTCACAGCGGGCGATACAGTTGACGAGGGAGCGCTGCTGGTAACGCTGGAATCAGCCTGAGCAAGGCCATCCAGAACGGCAGGGAAGCGTCCCCCGGCATCATTTTGGGGATTCGATCTCCATCGCATTGCGCACCTCGCGAACGCCGCGTACCCCGCTGGCCAGATCGAGCGCCCGGCGCAACGAATGCTCGTCGGGAACAGTGCCGCCGACGGTGACCACCCCCGTCCGGGCGTTCACGCGAAACTGCGATCCGGCCAGCCCGACATCCGTGCGCAACAAGGTGTCCACCTTGTCGTGCAGCGTCGAATCGAGCACATCGCCGGCCGCCCCAAGGGCTGCGATAGTTGGCGGATTGTCGGTGGCAAAGGCAGTCAAGCCCAGACTACCCAGGACGATGGCGAGCACAAGGCCGGCCAGAACAAGACTACGTTTGATCATCGCTTACTCCTAGAAAGATTCAACACGACAGGAGTAACGCGAAGTTCATGCCATGATTACTTATAAACAATTAATCAATTACTTACAGAAAAATCAAAAATCAATAACGGTGATTCCGTCGCCGGCTGGCGACATTGATTCGCCCATCCGGACAACCACAAGGGCTCGATGGGGCTTCCAGCCATCAGCGTTCGGCGACAGCGTCGCCATCGCTGCGAAACATGGCCGGGGTCAGATCGTGTTTTTGCAGCAGCCGGTAGAACTCGGTACGGTTGCGGTCGGCAATCCGGGCCGCATCGGCGACACTGCCATCGGTCAGCTTGAGGAGTTGAACCAGATAGTTGCGCTCGAAACGCTGCTTCGCGTCGGCATAGCTCAGCGCCTCCATGGCCGGCACCCGCAGGGCGCGCTGCGCCAGCGAGAGCGGAATGAGCGGTGTCGATGTCAGCGCGCAGCTTTGCTCGACGACATTGTAGAGCTGCCGAACGTTGCCCGGCCAGGCCGCAGTAGCCAGTGCCTCGAGCGCATCCGGCGCAAAGCCGGTAATCGACTTGCCATACTTGGCCGCAATGAGCTGGACGAAATGGGCGGCCAGCAACGGGATGTCTTCGCGCCGCTCTTCCAGGCGTGGCAGCGTCAATGACACAACGTCGAGCCGGTAATACAGGTCTTCCCGGAACTGTCCCTGCGCCATCGCGGCATCAAGATCGCGATGCGTCGCTGAAAGCAGACGGACATCGACAGGCTCGGAATGCGTCGCCCCGACCGGTCGCACGACCCGCTCCTGAAGAACGCGCAGCAACTTGACCTGCAGGGAGAGCGGCATGTCACCGATTTCATCGAGAAACAGCGTCCCGCCATTGGCCGCCTGAATCAGCCCGACCCGGTTGTTGCCGGCACCGGTGAAGGCCCCTTTGACGTGTCCGAACAGTTCGGACTCCAGCAATTGTTCGGGAATGGCGCCGCAATTGATGGCGATGAAAGGCCCCTTGCCGCGCGGACTGGCGCGGTGGATTGCCCGAGCCAGGACCTCCTTGCCGGTGCCGCTTTCGCCGCGGATCAGCACACTGGCTTCGGAAGCAGCAACCATCCGCGCTTCAGCCATCAGCTCCGCCATCTGGCTGCTACGAAAAACGATACCGTCCTGCCAATCTTCGGAACGACTACCGGCCCCGCTGCCGACGGACGCGTCGACCGGCAGGGCCGGGGCCGACAGCTGCAGCGCCTGGTCGATTTTTCCGAGCAGTATCTGACTGTCGAAAGGCTTGGTCAGATAGCCGAATACCCCTCGCGAAGTGGCATCGACCGCGTCCGGAATCGAGCCGTGGGCCGTCAGCAGGATGACCGGCAAGCTGGGACGCGTCGCCCGGATTTCCTCGTACAGCGCCAGACCGTCACGGCCCGGCAAACGAACATCGCTGATCACGATACGCGGCGGATCGACCGCCAGGCGAGCCAAGGCCTCCTCGGCCGAACCCGCCCCCGACACCCGAAAGCCACGGGCCCGCAGACGCATCGAGAGCAGGCGGAGAATATCCTCGTCATCATCGACGACCAGAATATGGGCGCCGGCCATTTCCGATTCCGCCTTCACCGGACAGCTCCTGCCGACCGGCCGGAGCGCGAACGCGCCGGCAAGGTGCGTTCGATATCGGCCAGACCATCGAGCTTTTCCTGCAACTCGACCGCCTTGCGCTGGCTTTCCTTGAACTGCTGAGTCTGACGGTCGACCTGCCCTTCCAGTTTCTGGCGCTCGCTGTAATTGTCGGCCAGCATGCGGGCCAGCGGCTGCAGACCGATGGCCGCCGGATCGCTGGATTTCAGCAAGTGATCGAGCAAGCCGAGCGATTTGCCAAGATCCTGCGGGGCCCGGGGGTGACCAAACAGCATGGCCATCCGGAGCTGGGTATTGGGATTCGGCGGCAGCGCCGCCAGCACCATGCGCTCCCGCGCCAGTTCGGCTGGCGTCATGCGGGAAAGCAATTGGTAATAGGCAAGGACGGGAAGTGCTCCCGGCTCGTCGAAACGGAGCGGACGCGGTGCCGGAGGACTAACGGCGCACGCGGCCAGCGAGAGGCTCAGGACAAGCGCCGAAATGCTCGGCCACCATGCCGAACGGTCGCGCCAGAAATTACTGTTCATCAGGTAGTTCCACACAAAAATGAGCGCCTTTCTCGGCGGGAAGCAGTGAGACCTTACCGCCCATCGCACGGACGAGGTCACGAACGATGGAAAGCCCTACCCCGCTCCCCTGGCGTTGTGCCGGCGCCTGCCGCTGGCCCTGAACGAAGGGATCGAAAATTCGCAGCCGGTCCTCGCTGGCAACACCGGGCCCCTGGTCGATGCATTCAAAATGCAGGCAGGCGTCGGAGCGGGTAACCACGAGCCGGACCTCGCCACCTTCGGGGCTGAAGTCGATTGCATTCGACAGCAGATTATCAAGTACCACGGCCATTTTTTCGGCGTCGAGCATTACGTTGTCCAGTTTGAGTGCTTCGACCAGCACCTTCAAATGCCGCGATTGAGCATGAAAGTCCCGACGTTGCACGACACTGGCCATGAATTTCGGCAAGTCGACACGCGCCAGGCGAAGCCGACGCGCCTCGAATGCTGCGGCATTGAGGCTGAGCAGGCTCTCGATTTGTTGCTGCAAGCTGACGACATTGTGCTGAAGAATATCGACGACCTCGCGCTGATTGCCGGCCAACGGCCCCGGCACTTCTTCCCGAAGCAGCGCAACCCCCTCCTTCAGCGCGGTGAGCGGTGTTTTCAGCTCATGCGAGACATGCCGCAAGGTCCTTTCGCGGTCCGTTTCCAGTTCGGACAAGCGCTGCCTGAGCCAGTCAAGGCGTACGCCGAGCTGCCGGAGGTCAGCCGGCCCGCCAACGGTAATGGTCTCATTGAAGCGATTGGCGCCAAGCCGGATGATCGCCTGCTCCAGTTGCCGGACCGGCCGGACCAGCCACCAGCCCATGACCAGCGCGACCAGAAAGGCGCCGGCCAGGGCAAGCGCAATCTGCCCCCCGAGATGCAGGCGGTTCGCCTCCAGATCTTCGAGAAGGCGGGTTTTCTCGGCCTCTATCCAGCGCTGCCCGGCCTGTTTCAGCAATCCATTCAGCTCAACCAGACGGCCCAGCAAAGGCGCCAGCTCGCCCTTGCTGATCCGGTTCTCGAGTCCTCCCTTCAGCGCTTCGGAAACCATCCGCCAACCGCCGAGCAAAGGCGACAAAGGTTCTGCCGCCAGCGTATCCAGTCGGTCGACGAGGGCAAGAGAGAGCGCCAGATGTTCGTCAAAGCGTTGGCGAAAAGCCGGGTCGTCGAGCACCAGATATTGACGGGCACTCCGCTCGATATCGATGGTGCGCTCCGCCAGTTCCTGAATTGCCGCAGTCAACTGGATCGCCTGCTCGCTGCTCGTTCGACTCTGCGCGACCAGACGCTCGACGACCAGCCAACTTCGCAACGCAGCCCCGCCCAGGAGCAGAACGATGACGGCAAAGCCGATCAGCATGCCCAGACGAAATGAAATTCGGTTCATCCCAGAGGTTTTCCTGAAAATTGAAGTGTACACCGCAGCGGCGCCTTCTCGAGGAGTAACGCCGGCACAGAAAACCACTAACCCTGAGCTACACAAAACAAACTTAACAACATAAAATCAATTACTTACAAAACATGTCGCCAAATTGCGACAAGCTGCAGTCACAGCCTATCCGGTTTTCCGGGAAAAGCGAAAAATACCTGTCGCCAAACAGCGACATATCCCCCGTCGGATTAAAGAACCCAAATTAGATAACTCATGCAACGACATGTTTTATATGGAAATAATCCTCATGGCACGGTTATCGCATTTGACCCTCGACGATTCATCATGCCAACCACTCCAGCGAGGAATTTCATGTTCAACAAACCCAGCCTAGGCAATCGTAACGACCTGATCACCCGCAAGGATGTCAGTTCCGTGCTCGGCAACAACGCGGCGGTTAACAATGCGGATCTCACCACGAAGAGTGCACTCGAAGCCGCAGCCAAGCAGCCGGCCGCCGTCAGCAAAGCGCCGCAGGTCGAGCCGGCCGGCAATCCCGAAAACGTCATGGGAGCCCGCCTGATCGTCGGTCCCGACGTCAAGCTGAAAGGGGCGGAAATTCTCGATTGCGATACGCTGGTCGTCGAAGGTCGCGTCGAAGCGACCATGGATAGCCGTGTCATCCGGATTGCCGACCAGGGCTCGTTTGCCGGTAAAGTCAGTATCGATATCGCCGAGATTCATGGCGCCTTCGAAGGCGAACTAACCGCCCGCTCCCAACTGATCATTCACGCCACCGGCCGGGTCAGCGGCAAGATCCGTTACGGCAAGCTGGTCATCGACGAAGGCGGTGAACTATGTGGCGATATCAACGCCATCTCGGCAGAAAATCGTACTCCGCCTCGCCCAGTCAGCGACTTTGTGCCAACCCTCAACGCAGTTGCTGGTTGAATCAACTCACCTCCCGACATAGAATCCGTGCCATGCAAAGTGCATCACTCCATTACACTGCCGGCAAGCAAGCTCCCGTTATAGCGACATTGTCGTCAACGACGCGGCTCCGCTCGGCGGGACTGGTCGTTCGCCGGGTCAGCAGCACCGAGGAAAGACTTGCCTCTGACCTGCTCGTTCGCCGCATGTATGCCTGGCGCGGCTATCGTGCCGAACCCCTCGCGCCGTCGCCGGGTCACGCCGAGCGGATCACGATTGCCGCCTGGCAGGATGATGAACTGGCCGCAACCCTGACCCTGTCGCCCGACAACGGTACGGAGCTTCTTTGCGAAACGCTGTACAGGGACGAAATTGCCGCGCTACGCGCAAAGCAGCTGCGGATTTGCGAATACTCCCGGCTGGCTACCGATCCGGAATTCAGTTCGCCGGCCCTTCTGCAGAAACTTTTCCACACCGCGTACTTGCTGTCACGTTCGCACTTCGACGCGAGCGACGCGGTCGTCGAAGTCAATCCGCGGCATAGCCGCTATTACCAGCGCGAATGGGGCTTCTCGCGCATCGGGCCATTGCGCATTTGCCCGCGAGTTGAAGCGCCGGCCATCCTGCTTCATCGCAACCTGCAGCACACGATCCCCGAATCATTCGCCGCCGCAAAGGCCGCCTAAACCGCCTGCGGCCAAGCAAATTGCCGCGCCGCTGCAGAATGGTGTTCGGGCAGCGGCTTCTTGGGTAAACTGGCGGTCTTTCAACGCCCCCAGACGGACCCATGGCCCAATATGTAATGTCGATGCTGCGCGTCAGCAAGATCGTGCCGCCCAAGCGGCAGATCATCAAGGATATTTCCCTTTCCTTCTTCCCGGGTGCCAAGATCGGCCTGCTCGGCCTGAATGGCTCCGGCAAGTCGACCGTCCTGAAGATCATGGCCGGCGTGGACAAGGAATACGACGGTGAAGTCCAGCATCTGGCCGGCGTCTCGATCGGCTACCTGCCGCAGGAACCACAGCTCGACCCAGCCAAGACCGTCAAGGAAGAAGTCGAATCGGCGCTCGGCGAAGTGATGCAGGCCCAAGCCAAGCTCGACGAGGTTTATGCCGCCTACGCCGACCCGGAAGCCGATTTCGACAAGCTGGCCGAAGAACAGGCCCGCCTCGAAGCGATCATCGCCACCGCTGGCGCCGACACCGGTAACCAGATGGAACTGGCCGCCGACGCACTGCGCCTGCCGCCCTGGGAGGCCGTGATCGGCAACCTGTCGGGCGGTGAAAAGCGCCGCGTCGCGCTGTGCAAGCTGCTGCTCGCCAAGCCGGACATGCTGCTGCTCGACGAACCGACCAACCACCTCGACGCCGAATCGGTCGAATGGCTGGAGCAATTCCTCGTCCGCTTCCCGGGCACCGTGGTCGCCGTCACCCACGACCGCTACTTCCTCGACAACGCCGCAGAATGGATTCTCGAACTCGACCGCGGTCACGGCATCCCGTACAAGGGCAATTACTCGTCCTGGCTGGAGCAGAAGGAAGCCCGCCTGGAGACCGAAAACAAGCAGATCGACGCCCACATGAAGGCGATGAAGCAGGAACTGGAATGGGTGCGCAGCAACCCAAAGGCGCGTCAGGCCAAGTCCAAGTCGCGTCTCGCCCGCTTCGAGGAACTGTCCAGCCAGGAATACCAGAAGCGCAACGAAACCCAGGAAATCTTCATTCCGGTCGGCGAGCGTCTGGGCGACAAGGTCATCGAATTCAACGGCGTCACCAAGTCATTCGGCGACAAGCTGCTGATGGACAACGTCAGCTTCAACATCCCGGCCGGCGCCATCGTCGGCATCATCGGCCCGAACGGCGCCGGTAAATCGACGCTATTCAAGATGATCACCGACCAGCAACAGCCGGATGCCGGCGAAGTCGTCATCGGACCCACGGTCAAGATGGCTTATGTCGACCAGTCGCGCGACTGCCTCGACGGCAACAAGACGGTGTTCGACGAACTGGCCCAGGGCAGCGACATCCTGCAGATCGGCAAATTCGAAATGCCGAGCCGCGCCTATATCGGCCGCTTCAACTTCAAGGGCGGCGATCAAGGCAAGCTGGTCGGCAATCTGTCCGGCGGCGAACGTGGCCGGTTGCACCTGGCCAAGACGCTGATGACCGGCGGCAACGTCCTGCTGCTTGACGAGCCGTCCAACGACCTCGACGTCGAAACCCTGCGCGCCCTGGAAGACGCCCTGCTCGAGTTCCCCGGCTGTGCGATGGTCATTTCGCACGATCGCTGGTTCCTCGACCGGATCTGTACGCACATCCTGGCGGCCGAAGGCGATTCGCAGTGGAATTTCTTTACCGGCAACTTCCAGGAATACGAGGAAGACAAGAAGAAGCGCCTCGGCGAAGAAGGTGCCAAGCCAAAGCGCATCCGCTACAAGCCGATTACCCGCTAAAGCCATGCAAAACGGGCGCCATTTGGCGCCCGTTCTTTCTTGTGCCCCGCTGTAGCGCGAGGCGCGGTAAACTTTTTAGTGCTTCAGGTTGGCGGAAAAGACTGCCTTGGTCTTTTCGGAAAACTGGAATTCGTTGAAAGTGCGATCGATCTCGGCTTCGTTGCCACCGGCGGAATGATCTTCGAAACTGATACCGATGGTCTTGCCATTGGCAGCCAGTGTCTGGAAGGCATAACGCCAGCGTTGAGCTTCAGCCAGCCGCTCGCGCAGTTCGATTTCGTTGGAAATCGTGATGCCGGCTTTCTTCAAGGAATCCAGGAATTGTTCGAAAGACTCTGTGCTCAGACTGCCCATTTATTTCTCCGTTTGAAGTGCGGTGTTGGATCACCATGAGCCTAATAACGAGGGGATTTCAATTCGGTTGACACGAAAGTCATAGAAGTTTGAATGCGATAATCACGCCCCATGAAAAAGCAAAACATTCCCGCCGAGATTCCGGAAATCCGTCCCGGGCAGTCGATAGAACTGCTCAAGGAACTGCACATCCTGACCCGCGACGGCAAACTCAATCAGGACACCCGCCGCAAGCTGAAGCAGGTGTATCACCTGGTCCAGTTCATCGAACCGCTGCTGGCGGAAGCCGAGACGCTGGTCGACCATGGCGCCGGCAAGTCCTATCTCGGTTTCATCCTTTACGATCTGTGTATCAAGAACCGGGCCATCGGTGACATCATCGGTATCGAAAGCCGCCCGGAGCTCGTCGACAAATCCCGCGCACTGGCCGCCCGGCTTGGCTTTGAGCGCATGCGCTTCCTCGCCTGCACGGTCGAGGATTCGCTAACCTCGCCGGAGCTGCCGGCCCGAGTGGATGTCGTCACCGCGCTACACGCCTGCAACACGGCGACCGACGACGCGATCCGTTTTGCGCTGACCAAGGAAGCCCGCCATGTCGTCCTCGTCCCTTGCTGCCAGGCCGAAGTCGCCGCTGCGATGCGGGCCGGAAAGAACGACGCACTGGCCCAAAAACCGCTGTCCGAACTTTGGCGACACCCGATCCATACCCGCGAGCTGGGCAGCCACCTGACCAACGTGCTGCGTTGCCTTCTGCTCGAGTCGCATGGTTACGACGTGACGGTCACCGAACTGGTCGGTTGGGAGCACTCGATGAAGAACGAGCTGATCATCGCCTCGAAGGCAGCCGCCAAGAAGGGACGTCAGACGATCGCCCGCGAGCGGGCCGAAGCCATCCTGCGCGAGTTCAATATCGAGGAACTTGCGGCGCGCTTCACCTACTAAGTCACCCATGACCCGCATCCAACACCCGCTCGAACTGCTCGCCCCGGCCAAGAACGCCGATTTCGGCATTGAAGCCATCAAGCACGGCGCCGACGCCGTCTATATCGGCGGCCCGGCTTTCGGCGCCCGCTACGGCGCCGGCAATACGCTCGCCGACATCGAACGCCTGTGCGCCTTCGCCCACCGCTACCACGCCAAGGTGTTCGTCGCCCTGAACACCATCCTGCGCGACGACGAGCTGGAAGAAGCCCGCCAACTCGCCTGGCAGATTTACCAGGCCGGCGCCGATGCCCTGATCATTCAGGACATGGGTCTGCTGGAACTGGATCTGCCGCCGATCCAGCTGCACGCCAGCACGCAGACCGACAACCGCAACCCGGCCAAGGTCAGATTCCTTGAAGATGCCGGCTTCTCGCAGGTGGTGCTGGCGCGCGAGATGACCATCAAGGAAGTCGAGAAGGTCGCCGCCGAGACAACGCTCGCCCTCGAATATTTCGTCCATGGCGCGCTCTGTGTCGCCTACAGCGGCCAGTGCTTCATCAGCCACGCCCATACCGGACGCAGCGCCAATCGCGGCGAATGCTCGCAGGCCTGTCGCCTGCCCTACACGCTGGTCGACGACAAGGGCAAGGTGATCACCGAGAACCAGCACCTGCTGTCGATGAAGGACAACAACCAGAGCGCCAACATCCTGGCGCTGGCCCAGGCCGGGGTCAGTTCGTTCAAGATCGAAGGGCGCCTGAAAGACCTCAGCTACGTCAAGAACATCACCGCGCACTATCGCTCGCTGCTCGATGCCGTCATCGCCCAACACCCGGAATTCCGCCGCGCTTCCTCGGGGCGCAGCACCTACACCTTCACGCCCCATCCGGAAAAGACCTACAACCGCGGCTACACTGATTATTTTGCCAATGACCGGCAGGACGACATCGGCGCCTTCGACTCGCCAAGTTTTGTCGGCGAACCGATCGGCGAAGTCGTCGCGATCGGCCCCGGCCATTTCACCGTCAATGCCGAGATCGATTTCAACAATGGCGATGGCGTCTGCTTCTACGATGCCCATGGCGAGGTCGTCGGCGTGCGGATCAATCGCGTCGAAGGCAACAAGCTCTTCCCGGTCGAAGTCCCGGCCGAGCTGACCGAAGGCGCGACCTTGTTCCGCAATCACGACCAGCATTTCGAACGGGCCTTGGAAAAGGAATCGGCCGAGCGCCACGTCTCGGTGCAGCCGGTGTTTGCCGAAACCGCCGACGGTTTTGCGCTGACCCTGCGCGACGAAGATGGCATCAGCGTCACGGTAGACCTGCCACACGCCAAGGAAGCCGCCAAGAACGCCGAACGCGCCGTCGCCGGTCTGAGCGAACAACTGGCCAAGTTCGGCAACACGATGTTCGTCGCCGCATTACCCGAACTGCAGTTGTCGCAAGCCTGGTTCCTGCCCACCGGGGCGATCAACGCGCTGCGCCGGGAAGCCACCGAGCAGCTGGAGGCGGCCCGCCTGGCCGCCCACCCGCGGCCGCCGCGCGCCACGCCGGCAGCCAACCCGGTCACCTACCCGCAGGACGAACTGACTTACCTCGGCAACGTCTTCAACGCCAAGGCCCGCCAGTTTTACGAGAAACACGGCGTCAAACTGATTGCCGATGCCTACGAGGCCAACCAGGAAAAAGGCATGGTCTCGCTGATGATCACCCGCCACTGCCTGCGTTACAGTTTCAATCTCTGTCCGAAGGAAGTGAAGCACCTGAAGCCCGACCCGATGACACTGGTCAACGGCAACGAAAAACTGATCCTGAAATTCGACTGCAAGGCCTGCGAAATGCACGTTATCGGCAAGATGAAAAAGGGCGTCAAACTCAACCTCGGCACCATCCGCCCGGCATGAATCCGCCGGCCCACTGCCCGTCCTGTCGGCAGCCAATGGTGCAGAAAATCTTCGCGCGCCAGTTGTACGGCGAAGTCGAGCTCGACTTCTGCTTCGCCTGCCAGGGCATCTGGTTCGACGACTTCGAGAGCGTGCAGATTACGCCGGGCGGCATCATCGAGCTGTTCAAGCTGATCCACCAGCACCGCGACGAGCCGCGCCTGCCGCTCAGTGAGCCGTTGCATTGCCCGCGCTGCAACGAGCGCCTGCTGCATGGCCTGGATGTCGCCAAGGGCGGCCATTTCAATTACCACCGCTGCCTGCAGAAACACGGCCGGTTCACCACCTTTGCCCAGTTCATGATCGAAAAGGGCTTTGTCCGGCAATTGAGCGCCGCGGAAATCGATGCGCTGAGCGCCAAGATCGGCATCGTGCGCTGTACCGGCTGCGGCGCCCCGGTCGACATCCGCCAGGAGCACGCCTGCGGCCATTGCCGCTCGCCGATTGCCATCCTCGACCCGGCAGCCGTCGAGCAGGCGCTGGCCCGCTATCAGCAGGCCGAAGTCAAACGCACGACGCCCGACGTCGAAGCGCTGGGCGACGCCATCGTCATGCGCGAGAAGGAGCGCTCACGCTACCAGCGCGAACGCCAGGCCGATACGCTGGACACTCTCGACGTGGGCGACCTGATCGCCTCCGGCGCCGAACTGGTGTGGAACCTGATTCGTCACTGAAGCCTGACCGGTTTCAGCTCCAGCCCGTCAAAATAAATCGTCCCTTCCTGGACAGTGCACGCCAGCTTCATGTTGCGTTGCGCCAGGCCGGCCAGCGCCGCCCCTTCCTCGCTCGACAGCTGCCAGACTTGCAGATTGTCGAAGCGCTTCAGGGCATCGGCATTCGCCTTCCACCACATGTCGACCGCCCGCCCGCCATAGGTCAGCAAGACGGCCCGGTCGGCCTTGTGCGAAGCCTTGCGGATGCGCGTTTCGTCGGGCAGGCCGACCTCGATCCACAAGCGGATGACACCGGCCGGATCGACCTCCCACAGCGCCGGCTCTTCGTCGGTCGAAATACCCTTGCCGAAGCGCAGGTCCTGACCGGCGTAAAGGGCAAAGGCGAGCAGGCGCACCATCATCCGCTCGTCGGTTTCCGAGGGATGGCGAGCGACGGTCAATGCGTAGTCGGCAAAGTGCCCGCGATCAAGGTCGGCCACCTGCAGATCGACCTTGAAGATGGTGGATTTAATAGCCATGCCCGTCCTCGAAAAAGCGGCGATTATCCCATGCCGACCGCCTCGAAGAAGGCCAGGATTGACGCTATTCGCTGCCCGCTCAAGCATCGCCGACCAAGCCGTTGATCCGGCTCTATAATCAGCGTTCTCTAATCCTTCGGAGTCTGCCATGCGCCGCCTGATCCTGACCTGTTGCCTCGGCCTTGCCTCGCTGCTTGCGCACGCCGAAGTCATCGACATCGACAATGCCGAGCTCGCCAGACTACTGAAGGATGGTGTGCCGGTGATCGATATTCGCCTGCAATCGGAGTGGGAGGAAACCGGCATCGTCGGCGGCAGCGCGCTGCTCACCTTCTTCGACGAACGCGGCCGCCACAACGCCCCGGCCTGGCTGGAAAAGGTCGCGCCGATCGCCAAGCCGAACGAGCCGGTCATCGTCATCTGCCGCACCGGCAACCGGACCAAGGCGGTCAGCCAGTTCCTGTCGCAACAGGCTGGCTACGCCACGGTTTACAACGTCAAAGCGGGCATCAAGGGCTGGATCGCCAGTGGCGCTCCGGTGGTGCCGGCCAGCCAAAGCATCGCGGCTTGCCGCTCGGCGAAAACTTGCTGAGCCAAGCCGTCGACCGCCAGCGCTGCGCCAGTTGTGCCTGCTGGCAAGGCGCGCGCCAGCCCGGCGCACAACCGGGTACGGTCGATATCGAAGCGGAAACCGTCAGCGGCCTTTGTCTGGATGGCGGCTGGCACGACTCCGAGCGGCGTGCCCGCTCGGCCTGCGGGCACTGGCGCATCTGGCCGGTCCTCAACAAACCGGACGGGGCCGGCAAGCTCCGGTAGAATGCCCGGCTTCTCGGCTTTCCGGCAGCACTGACTGCACTGATGGCTGCAAATCACCGGAAATCATCATGCCCGAAGCAAGCCTTACCTCTTTGCTGGAAGCGGCCTTCATCGCCCGCCAGCCGCTCATCGAACGTCTGCAGGCCGAAGATACCAATGGCTACCGGCTGTTCAAC harbors:
- a CDS encoding sigma 54-interacting transcriptional regulator; the protein is MAGAHILVVDDDEDILRLLSMRLRARGFRVSGAGSAEEALARLAVDPPRIVISDVRLPGRDGLALYEEIRATRPSLPVILLTAHGSIPDAVDATSRGVFGYLTKPFDSQILLGKIDQALQLSAPALPVDASVGSGAGSRSEDWQDGIVFRSSQMAELMAEARMVAASEASVLIRGESGTGKEVLARAIHRASPRGKGPFIAINCGAIPEQLLESELFGHVKGAFTGAGNNRVGLIQAANGGTLFLDEIGDMPLSLQVKLLRVLQERVVRPVGATHSEPVDVRLLSATHRDLDAAMAQGQFREDLYYRLDVVSLTLPRLEERREDIPLLAAHFVQLIAAKYGKSITGFAPDALEALATAAWPGNVRQLYNVVEQSCALTSTPLIPLSLAQRALRVPAMEALSYADAKQRFERNYLVQLLKLTDGSVADAARIADRNRTEFYRLLQKHDLTPAMFRSDGDAVAER
- a CDS encoding permease — translated: MNSNFWRDRSAWWPSISALVLSLSLAACAVSPPAPRPLRFDEPGALPVLAYYQLLSRMTPAELARERMVLAALPPNPNTQLRMAMLFGHPRAPQDLGKSLGLLDHLLKSSDPAAIGLQPLARMLADNYSERQKLEGQVDRQTQQFKESQRKAVELQEKLDGLADIERTLPARSRSGRSAGAVR
- a CDS encoding ATP-binding protein, giving the protein MNRISFRLGMLIGFAVIVLLLGGAALRSWLVVERLVAQSRTSSEQAIQLTAAIQELAERTIDIERSARQYLVLDDPAFRQRFDEHLALSLALVDRLDTLAAEPLSPLLGGWRMVSEALKGGLENRISKGELAPLLGRLVELNGLLKQAGQRWIEAEKTRLLEDLEANRLHLGGQIALALAGAFLVALVMGWWLVRPVRQLEQAIIRLGANRFNETITVGGPADLRQLGVRLDWLRQRLSELETDRERTLRHVSHELKTPLTALKEGVALLREEVPGPLAGNQREVVDILQHNVVSLQQQIESLLSLNAAAFEARRLRLARVDLPKFMASVVQRRDFHAQSRHLKVLVEALKLDNVMLDAEKMAVVLDNLLSNAIDFSPEGGEVRLVVTRSDACLHFECIDQGPGVASEDRLRIFDPFVQGQRQAPAQRQGSGVGLSIVRDLVRAMGGKVSLLPAEKGAHFCVELPDEQ
- a CDS encoding biotin/lipoyl-containing protein, with amino-acid sequence MSALSIRMPKYPECWQSCGSCASGNVFILETLVNVGDLIERDDNILTLETGKVALDIPSPYAGRVLELHVTAGDTVDEGALLVTLESA
- a CDS encoding bactofilin family protein, which translates into the protein MFNKPSLGNRNDLITRKDVSSVLGNNAAVNNADLTTKSALEAAAKQPAAVSKAPQVEPAGNPENVMGARLIVGPDVKLKGAEILDCDTLVVEGRVEATMDSRVIRIADQGSFAGKVSIDIAEIHGAFEGELTARSQLIIHATGRVSGKIRYGKLVIDEGGELCGDINAISAENRTPPRPVSDFVPTLNAVAG
- a CDS encoding BON domain-containing protein, with the translated sequence MIKRSLVLAGLVLAIVLGSLGLTAFATDNPPTIAALGAAGDVLDSTLHDKVDTLLRTDVGLAGSQFRVNARTGVVTVGGTVPDEHSLRRALDLASGVRGVREVRNAMEIESPK
- a CDS encoding N-acyl amino acid synthase FeeM domain-containing protein — encoded protein: MQSASLHYTAGKQAPVIATLSSTTRLRSAGLVVRRVSSTEERLASDLLVRRMYAWRGYRAEPLAPSPGHAERITIAAWQDDELAATLTLSPDNGTELLCETLYRDEIAALRAKQLRICEYSRLATDPEFSSPALLQKLFHTAYLLSRSHFDASDAVVEVNPRHSRYYQREWGFSRIGPLRICPRVEAPAILLHRNLQHTIPESFAAAKAA